In Nocardioides sp., the following proteins share a genomic window:
- a CDS encoding HAMP domain-containing sensor histidine kinase, whose protein sequence is MKVGWRHSIRSRIAAAMAAVTLVVLVVVGALVLQQAGVDGRERLREQANERLAAAALVYSVNGRLTQGASIAADGPPKALIATLDQVGDQATFFDGSKMWAAERLGPEVVMNVRLDAAPLRDEQTALRQSLLFAGLIAFLAAALLGWWAATGLSRRLRRAAGLAASGEHDLTAVVGGRDEVTALSQAVDEMTAALAARVERERQFGADVAHELRTPLTALVTSAELLPEDESSALVRRQVDRLRRLVEDLLELFRAESGQAEVRREPVDLGVLATDATEQATLVVEDPAVVETDPRRVHLIVSNLVRNAAAHGGQRVTVTVRGASIEVRDDGPGYPEQVLTQGPLRFRRHSGAAGSGLGLAIASAQAELLGARLTLANDDGAVATLTFGDALVGGGSAG, encoded by the coding sequence GTGAAGGTCGGCTGGCGGCACTCGATCCGCTCGCGGATCGCGGCGGCGATGGCGGCCGTCACGCTCGTCGTGCTGGTGGTCGTGGGCGCGCTGGTGTTGCAACAAGCCGGTGTGGACGGGCGCGAGCGATTGCGCGAGCAGGCCAACGAACGACTCGCCGCGGCCGCATTGGTCTACAGCGTGAACGGGCGGCTTACCCAGGGCGCCTCGATCGCGGCCGACGGCCCGCCCAAGGCGCTGATCGCGACGCTTGACCAGGTAGGGGACCAGGCCACCTTCTTCGACGGATCGAAGATGTGGGCAGCAGAACGCCTCGGTCCCGAGGTGGTGATGAACGTACGCCTCGACGCGGCGCCGTTGCGCGACGAACAGACCGCCTTGCGGCAGTCGTTGCTCTTCGCAGGGTTGATCGCCTTCCTGGCAGCCGCACTGCTGGGCTGGTGGGCGGCTACGGGGCTGTCGCGCCGACTGCGCCGCGCTGCCGGATTGGCAGCCTCGGGCGAACACGACCTCACCGCCGTGGTGGGGGGGAGAGACGAGGTCACGGCCCTGTCCCAGGCCGTCGACGAGATGACGGCCGCGCTGGCCGCCCGGGTGGAACGCGAACGACAGTTCGGTGCCGACGTGGCACACGAGTTGCGTACGCCTCTCACAGCCCTGGTGACCTCGGCCGAGTTGCTCCCCGAAGACGAATCCTCGGCGCTCGTACGCCGTCAGGTCGACCGGCTGCGGCGTCTGGTCGAGGATCTGCTCGAACTCTTCCGTGCCGAGAGCGGTCAGGCCGAGGTGCGGCGCGAGCCGGTGGATCTCGGTGTCTTGGCCACGGACGCGACCGAGCAAGCCACCCTGGTGGTCGAGGATCCGGCGGTCGTGGAGACCGATCCGCGTCGCGTCCACCTGATCGTGTCGAACCTGGTCCGCAACGCCGCCGCGCATGGTGGCCAGCGCGTCACCGTCACCGTCAGGGGTGCCTCGATCGAGGTGCGCGACGATGGTCCGGGTTATCCCGAGCAGGTGTTGACCCAAGGACCACTGCGATTCCGTCGGCACTCCGGTGCGGCCGGGTCGGGCCTGGGCCTGGCCATCGCGTCCGCGCAGGCCGAGCTGCTCGGCGCCAGGCTGACCCTTGCCAACGACGACGGGGCCGTGGCCACGCTCACCTTCGGCGACGCGCTGGTCGGTGGTGGGTCAGCCGGCTGA
- a CDS encoding response regulator transcription factor: MRVLLAEDDADLRETTALILRKHGFDVVTAHDGTDAEAKLVTEVVDVALLDVMMPGKDGIALTKLIRSRGDLPVVLLTARDLSSDQVMGLEAGADDYVTKPFDGDVLAARLRAVVRRGATRQETERLGDLEIDRAGMTLTKAGEPVQLSATEFRLLSVLLDHIGAVLSRDQLLDHVWGSSDWGDPRVVDVNIQRLRSKIGADTIATVRGAGYKLVRQ; encoded by the coding sequence GTGAGAGTGCTGCTAGCCGAAGACGACGCAGACCTGCGCGAAACGACCGCACTGATCTTGCGCAAGCACGGCTTCGACGTGGTCACGGCGCACGATGGCACCGACGCCGAGGCCAAACTCGTCACCGAGGTGGTCGACGTGGCGCTGCTGGACGTGATGATGCCGGGCAAGGACGGCATCGCGCTGACCAAACTCATTCGCAGTCGCGGCGACCTTCCGGTCGTACTGCTGACTGCCCGTGATCTTTCGAGCGACCAGGTCATGGGGCTGGAAGCCGGGGCGGACGACTATGTGACCAAGCCCTTCGACGGAGATGTGCTGGCGGCGCGGCTGCGCGCGGTCGTACGCCGGGGTGCGACGCGCCAGGAGACCGAACGGCTCGGTGACCTGGAGATCGACCGGGCCGGGATGACACTGACCAAGGCCGGCGAGCCGGTGCAACTGAGTGCGACCGAGTTCCGCCTGCTCTCGGTGCTGCTCGACCACATCGGTGCGGTGCTGTCGCGCGACCAACTGCTCGACCACGTCTGGGGCAGCAGCGACTGGGGCGACCCGCGCGTCGTGGACGTCAATATCCAGCGACTGCGTTCCAAGATCGGTGCCGACACGATCGCGACCGTGCGGGGTGCAGGCTACAAACTGGTCCGGCAGTGA